CTGATGTGTGAGGTCGAAAGTATCATCAATGGACGACCACTCACGAGCGCGTCCGATGACCCATGCCACATGGAGCCTCTGACGCCCAATCATCTGCTGTTGATGAAAGTGCAACCCAACATGCCACCGGGAACCTTCAGCGAGAACGATCAGTATGCAAGGAGACGCTGGAGGCAAGGACAGGACCTCGCAGATCTGTTTTGGACCAGATGGACTCGAGAAtacttccctctcctccaggaACGGCAGAAATGGTCAAAGTTGAAGAGAAACTTCCAGCATGGAGATGTGGTGCTAGTAGTCGACAGCTCGGCACCACGAAACACATGGATGATGGGAAGGATAACCCAAACCATACCGGCCTCCAGTGGAACTGTACGCAGAGTGAAGCTGCAGACTCAAACCAGCTGGAGAGACCCGTCAACAAGCTGTTTACTGCAAGAAgcaacgtgaacacaagaagacCAGATGATGAAGACATGTAAAGAAAAGACTGTTCAACAAGACTTAGATTAGCAGTGATTATGAAGATTTGTTTTCGTTTGATACTTGACTCAGTTGTTGGCTCTTTGAATTTAAGGTATTTGGTAATGGTGTAATCTTTAAGCTTAACCATTAGGGGCCGGAtatgtaagagccacaagtgtgtttttagtatatttaagtttcagaattgtttataatttaatatttagatttatgctcattttggaggaactataagttgaatatattaaaagatctttatgttaatgactgacgctcgagccaggctatttaatgacgtcatgacggcagcaggtgtaagagcagagccgcattagacatgagAGATATAGTTGTTTTACCGTAAgaccatgagatcgttttgaacgtttattattttgtgtactttgtcagcgttttttgctgtttaaaataaaatcgaaagaaaaggaaatgaacagTCTCCTGTCATgtgagaggaaactcactgtgtctgcagctctttagcagATTAAGAAAACAACGCCGCTacaataactgttttcagctgcgctcacatagggtttcaagggttttctacccctccgctagtcttctaaggcgataacacaatgtaccattagaacactggagatgggcctctacacactatgtagagacttcattaacaccagagaatagtcatgtacacattaacatgtagagagaggatttatgatttaatgtttgaaaaaaaacagtgctttgaaaaatagcgaccccaaacttttgaacggtagtgtacatctgcttctgcttttatattttacattaaaatcCACACTGAGCATCTTGATACAACTAAATCTGCGAGTgcgattttttaaaaagttgtatTTTCTCGTATCAAACGTGTTTACCAACAATGACGTTGACGAAGCATTTGACGGGGAAACTGAGGTTCCGCTTGGTGACGTAAAACCTGTATTCTCCAGTGTCTTCCAGAGTCGCCGAGGACACCTGCACCGACACGATTCCTGTGCTCAGGTTTCCGAGGAAAGTCGTCCTGTCCTTGAACTGGACGCTCTGGTCGTCCAGGTCTTGCTTCCGGTGCCGATATAAGAAGACCAGCCCGGAAAGGCCCATCTTCTTCCATTCCACCGTGCGGTTCTGGAGGTTCTCTGTGGGATCCACCTGACTGAGGAGAGCGAAGTTGTCTCCTTCCATCACCATCATCTGGGAAACCGGGCAATCGGCTCGAGGCGCTCCTGAGGAGAAACAACAACTTTCCTTCAGCTTTCAAAACGCCTCTGAAGATTTGTTTTTATCAAGTTTTGCCTCGTCATTACAGAGGTGACTAATTTACTCtgcatctattattattattattattattattaagaacaGCAGCACAACTAGTGTGGATACTCTGTGTGTTTAGTTtgttactctgtgtgtgttaaacaGTAACACCATAGGTGGGACACAATAATAGAAACAGCTGCAACAATACAagacaattaaatatataaactccGAATCACATACATCTGTAACGTTTTTATGAACTGGTACTCTCTCTCGGATATTAGTTCAACtgtgaatatattatatttatgagGCTTTATTGAACGTGAACACCACGATGACAAGTTAGGGAATGAGTGAAGCTCAACCGCCTCAACGCACTAAAACGAGGCAGAAAGCTCCAGAAAGCTCCAGAAAGTCTCGTTAATATCGAACAAAACGAGCTTGAATTGGCGGTATTTATTAAAGTTATTGCGATGTTCGGGTCAAACGAGTTTCATGGAGCCAACACGACCGAAGGtgaaaacagcaacaacaacgtcGATGTAAACTTACCGGCAGCAAAGGGAAGAAGAATAAGTAAAGTTATCAGTGTCACCGTCATTCTAAAATACGTGCagcgtctgctaaatggcaCGTAATGTAATGGTTGCTTTAAAATGTCCCGCGACGTGGTGCTCTCGCGGGAGCTCTCGCGAGAGCTCGCGGATCGGATTCTTCCAGAACATGTGGTTCCTGACTTTAATGTATTTCTTAGATAAGTTAGataagtattttaaaaatatgtttaagtTATTACGGTTTTATAAGGAGGTATTCATTTGGTCTAATTTTAAAggtgatgaataataataaatcaaaacaaCTTTATATAAAAATTTTAATAAGTTATGAAAAATGTTAAAACGTAATACCGGCGCCTCTATAAGGcctaaatacatataataaaacGAGCCAATCAGCGTGAAGTCTGAGATACGGCTCCAGCCCACCGTGAAGACCCGGGTCCGGCTTCACCCGCAGCCTTCACCCGCCAGGCggcagcgtctcctcctccggccaGGAGCAAAGCTGCTTTAAAAACTACATTTATAAATCAGAGCtggtggacaaaataataataaccctAAATAATGCAATACAGTTTAACAGCAGTGCAAAAGAGATAACGTGTAGTTTAAATGCATGACTTCTGCATTCTTTATTCTAGTTCTGCATATCGAGCATTTTGCACGGGAacgttatttttattattagatGATCAAAACAAATGATCGATGAACAGGAAATGATGCTCATCGATAAAGTAGAATTGTTAGGATTTTTTTCTACACCATTTTACGTGCGAAACAGCAACGAGGCGAAAAACTCGTCAGCTTCAATACTTAAGATATCTATAAAtgaatatctatatttatataacgcacatttaattaaaataaaacaagattaACTAAGGCACATAAGCTATACTTACAACGTTCAGTCACACTGCTGAACTTTgcttttattataataaagatGAACGTTTTTACCTGAGAGTCTTTGAGTGTCGTCCACATGCTGAACAAGTTATCACCGAAAGTGGGCTTCAAGTTTCCGATTGGTCGAGGCGGGCGGGAGTTTTCAAAAAGTACTTTTTGGCggcatgaatatatatatatatacatatatatacatacatagtacatatatatctatacatacacacatatatacagtcgTGGTGTAGTCCAGGGTATACGCCGGTATACGGCGTATACCCACTTATTTTTCAGTCAGCATTgcgtatacccacttctcaATCACCGCTGTTGCCTGGTgcgcattatttataaaacagggcGTTTATCCTTTGCTGTATGGCAGGGCTCTTCAATAGGCgtcccgcgggccgaatccggtccTCGAGCTGCTTTGGACTGGCTCGCGgtgcagagcgatgcgcgcaggCGGACGAACCCGGATGAGCACACTTTCACTAGCACCACCCACTGTCAACAACTCTCCTTTGCGCGGCGAGTATACCCACTTCTCcagccaggcacgtgcacagattgAGCCCTAGTGCTGCGGTGGCCACACCAGCCCAGCCTTTTGGATGAGATGAGTGCTCTTTTGCTGGactcatccgtatttaagaataaaagcatctctttctgtcatcagtcCCCCAAATGTTTTAACATCCgacgggcatttatttgagttcttgtgagaatttcgccccgacatgctccgccgctcacgagcctcctcctccacctcctccgcgcagtgctcctcgcgccaccgaacggctgcacctccttctcctctgacccgcagcaccagaccaacaggtcctgacggtgtttctcccctgacgttgttttgtgatcaatcaaccacaacattacgctgctgaaaacatgacgtcacaactggtccgacggttcctaaaaaaataaacaaacaaaaactccgtgatttcaaagcctcgtccagctgtttactgacgttagttatgtttagagaatagagagagggagagagaaaagagagagagggagagagagaacagagaagagaagagaaagaggagagagagagagaattcttattccgttctattcaacaggggctagtctaggatttgcatggccagactgaaaaaaaatcataagggctctcttgttcagagggcgggccgtatccggcccgcgggccttagtttgaggaccactgctcttggctgttgatgtctatcaatatcgctcattttgaaaatgacgtcagagggcagtacggatccgtatcagaccaggaggagggcgatacgtggctggcatgacgacccattagccaatcagaacgcttgtaatgttgttgctatataataattcatctttattcataaagaacatgtaagctagcggtctgatgctgccagaggagacgcaggttgaggatgtattgcatcatcagtcttgatgctaatgcttcaactctgtcagaatttctttttggcattgggtgcccttttttttggtttgagcacctgccccccaaaatgtctgtgcacgtgcctgcactgcatatatatataatagatattcCCACAGTCGGTTTATATTCTGTCATCAAGGAACTAGAGAAGTATAAAATAGTGACATTTACAATGTTATATTTGGTAAAATTAGATTTAGGCTACAGGACTAACACTTCAAAGAACTTTATTGTTTCTATTTTCTGGTATAATTCATACTTCCACACCACTACATTTGTCTTTGACCTAAACTAAAGAATGAAAAACCAcaggaagagaaaacaaaacacgcGGCATCAGGTACCCTTTTCCCCccatatttatttgaaattaTTCCAAATGATAAAAACATGGTTGATTAACATGACATGAGCACAGGGGTTCTGCTCCGAGTGGACAGCGTGAGAACAGGAGGGTCACCTGTGTGACCAGGTGAGCAGAACAcccgggacaggaagtggagttcCTCCACCCACCTGCATGACAGCACCCGAATAAATGGATTCATCTTTAATAGAAACGGGATCCCAAACTGTAAGAAGCTCAGCCACCGGAACGCCGTTATAATCATTTCTCTTTCCTATTTTACAAGCTTTTTACAACATAAAAAATAGATCAATAACAATGATTACCACATTCcttaatgtaaatatacaatatgtatTGCATTTCCTCTCTCAAATAAACTTGTTTCTTATTCACCTTGTCGTCATCATCTTTTACCcccttgaaaagaaaagaaagtccaAGTCCTGGTACCGATGAGCGACAACAGATGAGTGTCCGGCagcgaccagcagggggcgccgctGAGCGAGGGTCTCTGGCTTTCAATGGGACGTAATGAGTGTTTTAAGAGAAGTAAAGAACCTCCGTCTGCTCAGACGTTCTGTGGCACTTAAGTGTTCCTTTtctaaaaaatgtttatttatttttggggttaGCTGCTCCCGACTACGATGTGTACGGAGCTCTCGGACGCCGTCTGGCCGTGAGAGTTCTTCCACGTGCAGAAACAAAAAGACCAGTTGAGCTTTCAGAGCGACTTCCCcgacaggaaggggaggagcgaTCCGCCGAGAACGACTTCAACTCTGCAGCTGAAAGTCACACGGTCTGGGTCCAGTGAACCTATCAGAATTTAGTGTAATGAACCCGCAGAAGTGTTCGGAGAACGATGCGATATGTGagctgcgacacacacacacacacacacctcgtagTGTGTGTTCTAGATCTCAGGGGTCCTCCGTCGTCATAAGTGCATAAATAAGCGCCAGGCACAGTGTCTCGGTGAAGTCAGCCGAGAGTCCGTGCAACGTCGCCTGAAAAAGGAAATAcaaacaagccccgcccccttgcccCCCccaaggagaggaagacaaccCCCTCCAGGTGTAACAGGTAAACGACGGCCCTCTGGCACGACGTGGAGCGCGTCGCAGTTTGAAAATGTCTCAATTACGTTAGTCTAAAAAAACGTGAATGGAAACTTCCCGCGCGGTTCATTTGACTCCGCCCACTTttggcacacatgcacacacacacacacacacacagtcacacacaccctcctctgGCACTCCTGGAATGGCTATTTAAGACaaaatataccccccccccccctcacacacacacactcatgacgTCATCAGTTCTGCTGGTGATCCGTCagctaaaaacataaataaaaaagaggaaaaaaagaaagaatgccgacaccaaaataataaaaacgttATAACCATGATTATGGATAAAAGAAAGTAAGAACGTTGGAATGCACAGTTTAGGAGTTTGGTCCTGGTGCGTCGGACAGAAGCCTCGACCACGGCTCTGACCAcgagtgtttcttcttcttctctcttcttctctcttcttcgttCTCTTGTGCAAAAGACAGAAAGCGAGCGGCGAGTCAAACCTGCTGAGGCGTCGCGGTGTTTACGTTGTGCTTCCAGCTGGTGGTTTtagggtgagtgtgtgttgtgattaGAGCGAGTCttcacccctccctctctctctctccctcctctttctctccctccctccctctctctctccctctctcacagacCCGAGCGTTAAAGTCCTGAGCTGAGGTCCGTTCACCTTCCCACCGGCGGCGCCGGAGGAGCTCCTCTCATCATtgctaaaggagagagagagaaaagggggaggagaggtcagATGTACAAccacttcaacacacacacacagtgtactcagtgtactccCCGTGTACTCCCCGTGTACTCCCTCTGTACTCCCCGTGTACTCCCTCTGTACTCCCCGTGTACTCCCGTTGGGTACTCCTTGTTGACGTGCCTCCCTCTGTGCCCGTGTACTCGCTGGGGGTACTCCTCTGGAGGTGGAAGGTCCTCAAAAGGGTGGAAGTTAAACTTGGATTCAAAATCATCTGAAGAAGAGAgaatcaaaaacatttaaaatgtttattaagaCGCATGAAGACTGTCGTCTAAACACGGGAGctttattttgatatatattaaacttattaaaatatataaaaatgtagaaacatatatataaatgtatgaatatatatatacacacgcatgcaACAGGAAGCAGTAGTCTAGGGAACAGTAATATAAAGAACAGTAATCTAGGGAATTTAATATAGGGAACAGCAATCTAGGGAACGTCCCATCCCTCCGAGTTCGTTCCAAGACAACAGGAAACTAAAAGGGAACGTTTTGCACGACGTGTCAGACGGTCGTTGACTTCAAAGGTCAAAAAGGAAACGGTAGTCGAGGAAACGGTTGTCGAGGAAACGGTCACGTGACCAAGTCTCGAGGATTAAACACGAGCGCCGAGAATAAAAGAGGAAGTGGGTTCACGTCATGAACGATGACCACGGTGTAAACAGGAGGTCTGCATTCACAACTGACGGGTTCAGACTAAAGATGcagcgttgcattgtgggagatgtAGTTCCTCAGCAAAATACACAATGAAGACTCACCCATGATGGActtggaggaggagacggaggagtggCCGTTCCGGACGGGCGGGGGCGGCGGAGGGGGTCCGGCCGGGgtccgggaggaagaggaggatgatgaggatgatagggaggaggaagaggaggggggagggtgtggTTTGGCCATTCGGCTGTGGGCCTCCGAGGCCGCGGCGCTGTGGACGCGgtacggaggaggagggggaggggcgtccCGACCGCCGTTACGAGTCCCAGAGGGGGGCACCTGGGGAgctgtgggacacacacacacacacacactttaaaacggACATTTGTGGCAAAATCTGAGTGCGTTCAGGGAGTTAAACTACATGTTTAGAGATTTCCAGCAGTCTTGACACCAAGAAATGTTCCACCGATGGTGCATTCAAGGAGGCTCCGACATCTTAGATTTGAGAATCAGTTCTTGAAACTTATATTCATTTTAAGCACGACTAAaactctcattcttcttctttcgaCTTATTGATTGTATTTCTGTATTCAATCCTCTacgaaaaataaaaattataaacCCATGGCTTTAATGGATCCAGTGACACGCGATTCCTGGACCTTGAATGCACCACAAGTCTCCACTCCTCCAGTATTCAAAATGACGTAACTTTAACAAAACGGTGAATAAATCCTACGAAATTTTCTCGGCgacaaatatttaatattcaacTGAACTTCATCTCTATTAGGATAGGAtaggatatatactttattaatccccaaggggaaattagttctctgcatttaacccatccttagttattaaggagcagtgggctgcagtgatgcgcccgggaagcaactgggggttcagtgccttgcccGCGCGGTCACCGGGGATTCTTTAGCTAAACGGCCCTAAACAGCTTCCCATTCATTCTCTATGGCGGTGTCTAAAATCGCCGATGTAATATATCTCTGGCCACTCGCAGCtcagtggcgctgttttcagagtgaagctcctcccgctcctccccctcctccgtctcattcAGTCTGCTGTGAGAAGGACCGACTGCACATACGGAGCTCTCCACCGTTGCATCCAACAGTAAGTCGTTCTAACTTATTACAATGAACTAACATGTAATGAAAATTAGTCTTGACAGTCTCTTGTTCGCACTGTAAAGTTGgttgtgttttttcagtttGGTTTCTCCGTGTATGTGACTTTCTTGCGCTGTTGAAACGGGAAGTTAAcgcgacatcattaaataaataatgctgtcGGAATGACCATATCAATACAGTGGATATGACGTTACATGACCATATcaatactgtggatattacgttacataCACGCTGTGAAGGAACGGTAAACTCTAAACAGGGAGTCACGGAGTTTCTTTTTATTGACTCCCGTCACTTCACTAAACGCGCACTTCTCCTCGGTTAACGTGACTGATGAAGCTTTACTTTAACATATCACGTATATTAACTGCTCCACATGTATTACACTCAACTAATAAAGGTGTAATTATAGATTAAACGACCAGCAGCATATTAAAACATAGTAGTAAGTAATTgtaacttttacttttatttattttttaatgcaggacCACCATGTGGtggtattaatatttatatttttactgaAGTAGAAGTTCTGTATACTTTCTCCACCACTGTTAAAACAGAGAACAGCAGAATGTGATACggtgtatatataaaagtatactcATAGTCTGATGCAGGTATTTTTGGGATGGTCACAAGGGAATGGAGATCCTTTCTTGATAAGACACTTCACACTTAATTGTTacttgagtcacatgactgtgggggggggggtgttaattCACCCCATGTACACAGGAGATGGGTGGGGGAGTTCACCTCCATGTACTTTTCCACAAGATGTTCAGGGCACAGGAGATGGGGGTAGCCTGCCTGCCACTGACATGTAAATAGTGTGCCTCAACAAAGGACTTAAGGTTCAGAAACTATATTGTTTGGAAACAATGCCTGTCTATAGCGTATTAATATACTTACTAATATACTCTACTCTTTTCATAACAGGAGAGATGAGCAGACATGTGTTTTACCCTGGGAGAATGGCTGTTTCATTCCTTCCGCTGGCTTCTGGAGAATGACATTTGATACACCATCTACCTCATCAGGAACCAGCAagagaggaagctgcaggagTGTTCATGGCAGCGGGGCACAACAAGGACAGCCTCCTGTCCTTTCTCAACTATTCCCTCATGTTTGGAGGAATCCAGTCTCTCCTCAACTATGAGGAACACAAGCCAGttgtgacagcagcagcatcggAGGATGACCAGCTGGTGGGTTTTGGGACTCGTGCCTACAGCACCTGGCGAGAGGTCTGGGAGAGCAGGGAGGACGGCTATGCATCCTtcatcctgaagaagaagaactgcacTGCAGGCACAAAGATGCATAAGCTACAACTctacctgaagaagaagctgcagccaCCCACTGTcacccctctgatgtcacacacctcacctgtgatgtcacacgcctcacctgCTCCTGCTGAAGCCATTGGTGAGTCTGGTGTCTTGTCAGGGATCTACATGCAAGTCATACAAGCACAAATGCAAgaagatatttctttctttctttctaacttgtttgtttgcatcacagtgatggatgaagatgaagagctggagaggatgATGCTGAGCATCTCTCCTTCAAAGCAACATGTGCAGAGCTGTGAGTATACATGTgctctcttttatttctttgtttctcctcCCTGAAGATTCACAATCGTTTACAGTTCAGACGATTTGCTATTAATCCTGTATTCTATTCagcatatttgatattgttttgtgtgtgttttatagctgtttctgcatcttcgccatcctcctcatctgccaGACGGCGAGAAAGAGGTCTTTAACCCAGAGCACCGTGCTGACCGACACAACTGGGACCATGAGTTCCTCCCCCACATGCAGCAGGACTCGTCTGGTGCCGACCGTGTTCTGGGCGTGTTTGTCTTTTGGTGTAGCGCCTGTTGTCCTCGTGACGATGAATGGACTCGGTCCTGATGAGGCGTATCCATCTTTGTTTTCTGATGTGCATGACAAGAAACTGCTGTGCTCCTAACACCTATTTgcatgtgtttgctgtgtgtttgaagtcaaGGTGCTTCTGCCTTGGTGACATAGTGATGACTGGCTCCTGAATATTAACCCATtgcaacatgaacacatgtgtatgaatgaaatataCTCTGTACGTAATCATGTTACAAACAGTCTGATTGATTGGATTTGGCTGAACAAAGCAGGTGAAGTAAAGATACTTTCTGCCTTTACTAACAGCAGTTTTGTGTACTGTCAAagtataaataacaaacaaaggttTTCCGTTGCAGCAGCCGGGCGTTCACCTCCCAGCCGTCTTTGATCCTGCATTGATGGCCCAGCTCAACGCAGCCTCCGAACGGGTGTTGGGACAGATGAAGTATCCAGCATTTCATCTCGAGCACCGACACTGGAGAAAAGTTTGGCCTGCAGTACGTTGAGCCTGGTTGCCGcccagttcctgtggactgggacAAGCACAGGACCAAGTCGGACTCTGCCCCCACTCACCTGAATCCACCTCCTCAAAGCAGCGTGCCTACTGTCCAGTCATCCTCACTCTTCATGGCACCACAGAAGCTGTTCCAGTTTCCTCCACGCCCTCCTGTGGATTCTGCTGCTGTCAAACCAGACGTGACTCCCGGGCCTCCGACAGATCCAGgtaacatcaaacacacaggcatagTAATGGACCAGACTTTAGTTAGTAGGAACTGAATTTTAATCATATTCATTTTCAGGAGGTTTCCTCTGTAGATCTGAATAACTTATTGTatcctttgtctttgtcttcagaGAAACATGTCGGCCGTCTCTGCCGCTGCTGTCCTCGCCGACTGCGCTCGCACTGGACCTGTGAAGACAGGGgagagtgtttgtgttggaccacaagcggTGGCGGCCCGATGAAGGCAACTATTGACAACCTGCTCAATAAACACCGTGGCATGAAGGACATGCTCAAGCTAGTGGACCAGGACTATGCTGCTCTAGTTCACAACTCTTGCACAGACCCAAACAACATGCTCCACCCAACAACTAAACACCACATCTTACTATATGTTAAACACCTCTGCAAATTACTGAACACCAGCTCGTCTTTAAACACCAGCCCCGAAAAACTGCAAGAGCGGCAGGAACTCTGGCACGCTCTGACAAAGGGCAGCGAGACGACCCGGGTGCCGGTTGTAACAATGCCTGTTGCAGTCGTGAACCCACCTCCACCTAGTCAGACCCTCACTAAAGCCTCTATTGAGCAAATTGTGCAAAATATTATTGAAAAGCAACAACAgcatcagcagcaacaacaacaaccagtggCTTCAAAGAAGCAGACAAAAACGTGCCTTTCCTGTGGTCAGCCAAAGTCCAGGTATGAGAATGATGGTTACTCCATCCACTTCTTCTACCAGCAGATACTTTTACTGCTCCACTAAAGTTTTTAAAGCTTACGGTGCTGAGGGTCTGACAAACCCAAAAATGCCATTTAATGACTTTGCAGGAACACAGTTCTTTCAGCAGGAACTGtctgccacaaagaaaagggtggaggagagaggccagcagaagaggaagagaactgAATCCCAGCACAGAACCCCAGAACACTGGTCCAAGGTGTCGCTTTTGTGGGATGGGACTGAAGCAGGGCCCAAACagctctcacattcacaccgggTTCCCGGGGGTAGCAGGGAAGTACGTTTATTGTCCTGCCAAAGTATTTTCCTGTACAGAGACCAGGGCATGGAGAAGGAGATGACGTGGAGAGTTCAAGGCATCTGCCTTCTATGAGACGGAAAAACAGATGGGCCGTTGACAAGAGC
The nucleotide sequence above comes from Pseudoliparis swirei isolate HS2019 ecotype Mariana Trench chromosome 24, NWPU_hadal_v1, whole genome shotgun sequence. Encoded proteins:
- the LOC130189565 gene encoding uncharacterized protein LOC130189565 isoform X1, whose amino-acid sequence is MTVTLITLLILLPFAAGAPRADCPVSQMMVMEGDNFALLSQVDPTENLQNRTVEWKKMGLSGLVFLYRHRKQDLDDQSVQFKDRTTFLGNLSTGIVSVQVSSATLEDTGEYRFYVTKRNLSFPVKCFVNVIVVNRTRQNPTESSSTPVTEEPESEDPVAAKDSTDWRLVIIIVIVIIIIIVAAVFLWNRKAIWKKVKGWRTATPGVGMETVTTQQTEAGEERRVEAAEPLVADEDRAEHLNKGALPDA